The genome window CGGCCAGTACGTCCGCGCGCAGTCGGCTGAAGACGTTGTCCGGCATGGTGGTTCACCTTTCGTCGGGCCGGTGTGGGTCGGGCAGATAGCGGCCCAGGAACTTGGGGGCGAGCCGGCGGTAGTGGGGGACGAGCGCGGGTTCCAGCAGCCGGGTCAGCAGGCCGCCGAACTCGCCGGGCCGGGCGCCGCCGCCGGGCTGCCGCCCGTGCGCCAGCTCGTCGAGCAACTCGTCGTAGAGCGTGAGGAGTCGGGTGCGCAGGTCGCGGTAGGCGTTGGTGGTCAGCCCCGCCACGGCCGGGTGGGGGAACCGGCCGACCGGCCGGGACCACTCCGCGCGGGAGCGGTGCGGCTCCTTGAACCGCAGGTCCGTGTACTCGACCAGCCGCCGGGTCGACCAGTCCACCGTCGCCGTGGCGAACGGCGGGAACAGATCGGCGCCCCCGGCCGGGTCGGGCCGCATGACGAACAGGGGCAGCCGTACGTAGACCCGGGGCGTCCCGTCCTGCACCACCGGCACGGGCAGCGGCCAGCCGATCCCCGCCTCCATGGGCACGAGTTGCCGGATCACCGGCGAACGACGCACCTCCCGGCACAGCGCCTCCGAGCGCGGGCCTTCCGCCGGACTCCCCGCCGGGTCACCGGATGTCGTCATGGGACGCCTCCCGGGAGGAACCGTGGAACGAGCCGGGTGGTGAGTCGGGGGACGCGCTGTGGGACGGGTCATGGGTGGGGTCGCCTTCCTCGCCGGGCTGCGGGACGTCGGGGGTCTCGCCGTCGGGTTCGGGTACGCCGTGGGGCGGGCAGGGGGGTGTGTCGTCGGGTTCGACGGCGGTGTGCGTGACGTCGGGGGTGCCGTGGCCCGGTTTCGTCGGTGGTACGTAGGCGATGACCTCCTGGTGGCGGAGTACGGTCCCGCCCCAGAGGTAGCCGGGGCGTACCGTCTCCGCGATGGTGCCGGAGCGCAGGCCCGACGGGTCGGTGCGGGTGGCGACCACGTTGTGCCGGGTGGGGTCTGCCCGGCCGGAGTCCTCGACCGCTGTGACACCGGCCGCGACCAGTGCGGCCAGCACGCTGCGGCGCACCCAGTCCAGCACCGGGTCGTGCGTCCGGGCGTCGGCCGTCCCCGGGGGCGTCGGCGGCAGTTCGGCGATCCGGTCCAGCAGCCGGATGAGCGGGGCCGCGACCTCCGGCACCGGGGCGGTGGGCACGGCCGCGGCGGGCCGCGGCGCTGCCGGGGGCTCGTACCGGGCCCGTAACTCCCGTTCGATACGGGCCCGTTCGGCCAGGAGCCAGTCGGCGCATCGGGTGGCGAGGTCGGTCAGGTCCTCGGGCGGGTCGTCCGCCCGCTCGACGTTCGGCGCAGCCATGGTCATATCTCCCGTGAGGTGCCCGCGGCGACGAGGAAGTTGCCGGAGTCCTGCCAGGCGCCCATGAACTCGTCCAGCGGCACCTCCAGGCCCTGGCCGTCGGGGTGCCCGGAATCGTTGAGGATCACCGTCGGGTGCGCGGGGTCGCTGTTGTCGATGCCGGTGACCCAGACGGCGTGGTTGGCGTCCTGCCCCGCGATGCCCGGCGCGTCACCGAGGAGGTCGTCGTCCGGGTCGTGTCCCGGTGCCCAGATCTCCTGCGCGTCCAGGGTGACGATCGCGGCACCGCCGTCCGCGATCACGCCCTCCAACTGCTCCAGGGACGCGCCCTCCACCTGCCGCACCGGCACACCGTGCAGTCCCAGCAGGCTCCCCACGTGCTCGGGCAGGGTGCCGGTCCCGTCGTACCACTCCCTGCTCATCGCCTCCTCGGTGAGCTGCTCCTCGCTGACGCGCTCCCCGGTCAGATACTCCAGGACCATGCCCTGGGCACTGATCGCGCAGGCCATCTGCCCCTCCTGTTGCTGCCAGAGGTCCATGGCCTCGCCGGGGTTGCCGAGGACGGCGGCGGGATCGCTCCGCGCGGGGTCGAAGTTCGGCAGGTCCGGGACGCCGTCGTCGGTGGCCGGCGCCCCGTCCGGGGCGAGGTCCGGAGCCGGGTCCGGGTCAAGGGCCGGATCGCTCTGCGGGTCGGCGTACGGGTCCGGTGGTACGGCGTACGGGTCCGTCAGGTCGGCGTACGGGTCCGTCAGGTCGGCGTACGGGTCCGTCAGATCCGCGTCCGGGTCGGCACCCGGGTCGTACGGGTCCCAGCTCATGGGGCACTCCTCTCACCGTCGAGCCCGATCGGGTCGTTGCCGTCGTCGTCGCCGCCGTCACGGCCGCCGTCGCCGTCGTCCCTGTCGCCGTACAGCAGGACGCGCGCCCGGTCGACGAGGTCGGCGACGCGTTCGTACGACCGCAGCACCACCCGTGCGACCGTCAGCGTGGGGCGGTCGAGCAGTGGGTCCCCGGCGCGGGCGGCCCAGTGGGCGGCGCGGGCGCGGGCGGTGCTCAGCAGGACGTCGACCGGGGTGTCCGGCGGCAGGCCGAGCCGGGCCGCGCAGCCGGGGCCCCGCTCTCCGGTGACCGCGAGGAGCTGGGCCTCCTCCGGGGCGGTCAGGTTCAGCCGGCCGCGGTAGTGGGCGCCCAGCGCGGCCAGTTCGGACGGGCCGGGGTCGCTGATCCGGGCGCTCTCCAGCAGCCCGGCGACCCGGTCCGCCACCCGTGGGGGCCGCCGCCCGGCGCGCTGTGCCGTGGCGCGCAGCCGGGCCACCTCGTCGGCGATCTCGCGCTGCCCGTGGTCCAGTTTGATCAGGGCGGACCGGTTGCCGAAGTGCCGCAGCACCAGGCCCCGCAGCTCGGTCACCCCGCTGTGTTCCAGCAGCCGCCGGCGCACCTCCGCCTCGGCCAGCCCCTCCCGGAGGTAGCCACAGGCCAGGAACACGCCCCACGCCCCCAGCCGGCCCACCAGCGAGGCCCTCACCTCCGCCGGAACGGGCAGGTCCGGATGGTCGCGGACACAGAACAGATGGACGTCCTCCATCCGTTCGGCCAGCAGCCTGGGCTCCACCTCCGCGAGGTCGGCGAGCGGTCCGAAACCGTCGCCCGGCAGGCACTGGGCGCCCACCCCGAGCAGCCCGGCGACGGGCACGATCGTGCGGAACACCCGCCGGACCAGGGGCCGTTCACCGTAGGACTCGGCGATACGACGGGCCGTCGCCATGGGGTCGTAGGTGAGATAGCCGGCCGGTTCCAGCGGCATGCCGTCCCGGCCGGTCTCGCCCACGGGCGGCCAGTACTGGTCGCTGCGGGAGAGCACCCCGAACGCCTTCAGCGGGCTGACCACCTCTCCGTACGAGCCCGCGAAGGAATCCACCGCCTGCTGGTCGGCCCGGCCCAGGCCGCGGCTGAACACGAAGACGACCGCGTCCGCCCGGTCCATCTCGGCGGCGCTCTCCGCGTGCACGGAACGGGCGTCCTGGCCCAGCTCGGCGAGCACCCGGGCCGCCTCCGTCCGCTCGGCGGGATCGTCGATGCCCAGGAAGGCGAGGGTGTTCTCGGCGTCGGTGCCGTGCACACTGCCCAGGCCCGGGGTGTCCACCACCCGGAAGCGGCGCAGCAGCGGGCTCGGTCTGCCCACCTCCACCTTCCGCACCGCACGCAGCAGGCCCAGCCCGTCGCGGGAGCGCACGGTCAGCCGGGACAGCGCGTCCGGAGGCCACTCCTCGGGCGTCCGGCCGTCCTTGAAGTGGACGGTCAGCCGCGGGTGCGCGGAGTGGTGGAACTCGCAGACGTTGAAGGTGAGTTCCAACTGCCCGGTGTCCGAGACCTCTTCGCCGAGCAGCGCGTTCACCAGGGTCGACTTGCCGCGCTTGATCTGGCCCGCGACGGCGACCCGCATCGGCTGCCCCATACGGGCGCGCGCGGCGTTCACCACGGCGTGCAGGCGCTCCGCGAGCGGGTCGGCCGGGTCGATCTCACGGGCGATCCTGGCGAAGACCTGGTCGTGCGGTGCGGTGGCCGAGAAGTCCGGTGGGCTCGGCATCCCGGTCACCCCGCCGGGTCCGTGGGGTCTGTTCGCCCGGAAATGAACAGAGTTGACCCCGTGCCTGATGATGGCATGCGTTCCCCCGATGCCGGTCTCGGGACCGGTCCCCCCGCTCCCCGTGCCGACGGCAACAGAGTGGCAGCGCGTCGGGCATCAGGCGAGGGTTTTGGCGGGAACTACCCTTTTCCTGGGGCGCACGGCGTATTCATGGGGGCGTGCGCTGGTATGCGATGTGCGCCGGGGTGCAGAGGCAAGGCGCCCCCCGCCCGGTGGTGCCGGACGGGGCCTCGCCTCTGCCAGGCCGACCCGGACGGGCCGGGCTGATCTGATCTGATCGTCAGCCTGTCGCTCGTACCGCGTCGCGGATCACCGACGCGACCTCCTCGGGGCGGGAGACCGCCACGGCGTGGGAGGCGCCCTCGATCTCGATGACGGTGGCGCCCGCGCGCTTGGCGCCGAAGCGCTGGACGTCGGGGTTGATGGCCTCGTCGGCGTCGGCGACGACGGCCCAGGAGGGCTTGTCCTGCCAGGCGGCGGTCGCGGCCGGTTCGGTGAACACCGAGGCGGACAGCGGGCGTTGGGAGACCGCGAGAATCCTGGTCACCTCGGCCGGGACGTCGGCGGCGAAGATGTCGGGGAACGCGTCCTGCTTGATGGTGACCTCGACGCCGGGTTCGGCGCCGTCGACGGGGTACGTCCACTCGTCGAGGTTGGCGACCAGCGGTGCGAGCGGGAAGCGACCCTGCAACTCGCCCAGGCTCTCGCCCTGTTCGGGGACGTACGCGGCCACGTAGACCAGTCCGACGACGTTCTCGGCGGCGCCGGCCACCGTGATGATCGCGCCGCCGTAGGAGTGGCCGACGAGGACGACCGGGCCGTCGATCTGGGCCGCCGCCGAGGCGATGTACGCGGCGTCGGAGGCCAGGCCGCGCAGCGGGTTCGGCAGCGCGCGGACGGGGATGTCGTGGCCGCGCAGCTCCTCGACGACGCCGGCCCAGCTGGACGCGTCGGCGAAGGCGCCGTGCACGAGCAGGACGGTGGGGGTGGGGGACATGGGGGTGCTCCTGGTGGTGGGTGGGGTCGGAGGTCGGAGGGTCAGTCGGTGTGGAGGGCCCGGCGCAGGGTGTTCGTGGCCAGGGTGATCGCGGCCTCGGCGGCGTGCGTCCCCCGCAGGGCGTTGAGCATGACGAAGTCGTGGATGATGCCCTGGAAACGCACGGCGGTCACCGGTACGCCCGCCTCGCGCAGCTTGTTCGCGTATGCCTCGCCCTCGTCCCGCAGCACGTCGGCCTCACCCGTGATGACGAGGGCCGGGGGCAGGTCCTTGAGCTGCTCGACGCTCGCCCGCAGCGGGGACGCGGTGATCTGGGCGCGCTCGGCCTCGTCGGTCGTGTACTGGTCCCAGAACCACCGCATGCCGTCGCGGCGCAGGAAGTACCCGGTGGCGAACTGCTCGTACGAGCCGGTGTCGAAGTTCGCGTCGGTCACCGGGTAGAACAGCACCTGCTGGACCAGCGGGACGTCACCGCGCTGCTTGGCCATCAGGGTCAGCGCGGCGGTCATGTTGCCGCCGACCGAGTCACCGGCGACGGCCAGCCGGGCCCCGTCCAGCTCCTTCGACGCGCCCTGCTCGACGACCCACTTCGCGACCGCGTAGTTCTGCTCGATGGCGACCGGGTAACGGGCCTCGGGGGAGAGGTCGTACTCGGGGAAGACCACGGCGGCGTGCGCGCCGACCGCCAGCTCGCGCACCAGCCGGTCATGGGTGTGCGCGTTGCCGAACACCCAGCCCGCGCCATGGATGTAGAGCACGACCGGCAGGACGCCCTCGGCGCCGGCGGGCCGCACGATCCGGGCCCGGACGCTGCCCGTCGGGCCGCCCGGGACGGTGATCCACTCCTCGTCGACGTCCGGCTTCCCGGTCTCGCCGGACTGCACCTCGTCGACCGCCTTCCGGCCCTCGGCGGGCGGCAGTTCGAAGAGGAAGGGCGGGTTGGCGGTGGCCTCGGCGAAGGCGGTCGCCGCCGGCTCCAGGACCGGACGGGTCGGCTCGGAGGTGTCGGAGGTGTCGGAGGTGTCGGAGGTGTCGGAGGTGTCGGAGGTGTCGGAGGTGTCGGAGGTGTCGAAGGTGTCGGACATGTGGTTCTCCCGATGTGATGCGTGCGGTACTTCGTGATGCGTGCGGTACTTCCGTACTTCGCCCAGCACGCTAGAACCGGGGGACCCCGGGGAATTGCCCGTCAGCGCACCGGCTCCGGTCCGGGAGCGCACGGCATCCGGAACGCCGGTCCCCAGTGCGCTGTGAGCGCGAACGCGGTGCGCCTCCGGAACAGGGGCCGGCGTCCGCCCCGCCTAGCTTCGAAGACGATCGCGAAAGCAACGGCGAACGCGCGAAAGCGCTCCGAGGAGAGGCATCCCCGATGGTCGGCATCGACGACGTCACCGCAACCCCCGGCCCCGACCTGCTCACCCCCGACAACTGCGCGGTCCTGTTCGTGGACCACCAGCCGCAGATGTTCTTCGGCACCGGCAGTGGCGACCGCACCGCGATCATCAACGCGACCGTGGGCCTGGCCAAGGCCGCCAAGGTCTTCGACGTGCCGGTGGTCCTCGGCACGGTGGCCGCCGAGTCCTTCTCCGGCCCGCTGCTGCCGCAGCTCGCGGACGTCTTCCCCGGCCGGAAGACCGTCGACCGTACGACCATGAACGCCTGGGAGGACGTCGCCTTCGTCGAGGCGGTGAAGGCCACCGGCCGCGAGAAGCTGGTGATCGCGGGGCTGTGGACCGAGGTCTGTGTCGTCCTGCCCGCCCTGTCCGCGCTCGCCCAGGGCTACGAGGTGTACGTCGTCACCGACGCGTCCGGCGGGGTCAGCCCGCAGGCCCACGAGCACGCCGTGCAGCGGATGATCCAGGCCGGTGCCGTACCGGTGACCTGGGTGCAGGTGCTCCTGGAGTTCCAGCGCGACTGGGCCCGCACGGAGACGTACGGACCCACCACCGAGGTCGTCAAGGAGCACGGCGGGGCCTACGGCCTCGGCATCGTCCACGCGCAGGCCGTCATCGGCGAGCACGCGGCGGGCTGAGGCGCGGCGGGCGGGACGCCAGGGGCGCCGCCGCGTCCCGCCACTCGCTCGGTGACATGCCGTACGCCGCCCGGAACACCCGGCTGAAGTGGGTCGCGCTCAGAAAGCCCCAGCGGCCGGCGACCGAGGCGATGGTGCGGCGGTTACGGATGCCGAGCACGAGGTCGCGGCGGCACTCCTCCAGGCGGCGCCGCTGGATCCAGCGGCCCACGGTCGTGCCCTCGTCCTGGAAGAGCTTGTGCAGATAGCGCACCGAGATGTGGTGGGCGCCCGCGATCACCTCGGGCGACAGATCCGCGTCGGCCAGATGCTCGTCGATGAACCGCAGCACCCGGGCCACCAGCGGCGACCGGCCGCTCGGCGCGCCCGGCCCGCCGGGTGTGCCGGGTGTGCCGGGTGTGCTCGGGATGGCCGGTGGGTCCGTCATGGTCCGTCCCGACTGCTCGGTGGCGAGGGTGGCCAGCAGGTTCACGGCGTTCCTGGCGAGCAGTTCGCCGACCAGGGGCTCGGCCGAGACCGCCGTGTCGGCCAGCTCGGACAGGAACGGCGACAGCAGCGTCCCCAGCCGGGACGACCGGGCGACCGGGGTCGCGACGACGCGCCGCAACTCCCCGTCCGCGAGGCCCAGTTCCTCGCGCGGGACGAGAAGGACCTTCAGCCGGGCGTGCGTGGGGAAGTCCAGGCGCGGCGGGTGGTCGGCGTCGTAGAAACAGATGTCTCCGGGCCGGAGGGAGACATCCGGTGTCCGCGCGGCGGGCGGGATGCCGGTGCCGCGCACGCCCACCAGCAGATACGCGCCGCTCGCCCGCGCGGTCAGCCGGTACGCGCCCGCCCCGGGCCGGCCGTCCCCGGGCAGCTCCGCGGTCGTCCCGTCGAGGCCGGGACCCAGGTCGAGCACGGAGATGCGGAGGTCGGCCGCCGCTCCGATCGCGCTGGTGTCGGACCTGCTCATCTGTCGCTTCCTCCACGGCTGTTCGAGCCCACCCGTCTGTCACTGCCCTCGGAGCGTAGGAAGGGAGATGTGAAAAAAGTGTGACGGTGGAGTGCCGGTGGAGGTCCGTAGGTGGGGTGCGTGGGGTGCGTGGGGTGCGTGGGGGATGCGGTTATGGGGTGTCCGGGGAGTCGTAGCGCTCGGCCAGTTCGGTGGCGAAGGCGCGCAGCAGGGTGTGCTGGGTGTAGCGGCCGGGGGCGTGTTCGACGACGAGGTGGGCGTCGGCGAGGTCGTCGAGCAGCAGCCGGGCGCGTCGGGGCGGGAGGCCGAGCAGGGTCGCGGCCGTGTCCGGGGTCAGGTCCGGGCCGGGGTGTGACGACAACAGCCGGAACAGGCGCGCGGGTTCGGGCGGCAGTCGGCGGTAGGAGCGGGCGAAGGCGGTACGCGGGTCGGTCGGGATATCGGCGGGGATGTGGGCCGGGGCGCCGACAGGGGCGGTCGGTGTTCCGCCGGTGGGGGTGAAGGCGTCGAGGCTGGTCCGGGTGTGCCGGAGTTCCGCCGCGACGGCTGCGAGCGGCAGGGTCGGGTGGGTGGCGGCGCGGGCGGCGACGAGGGTCAGGGCCAGCGGCAGGCGACCGCACCGGGTGACGATCTCCTCGGCCGCCCCGGGCTCGGCGGCGGGTAGGGCGGGGCCGGTGTGCGCCGCGAGCATCCTGCTCGCGTCCGCCGCCGACGGCAGGTCCAGGCGCAGCGGACGGGTGCCCGAAGCGATCAGGCCGGACAGCCCCCGGCGACTGGTGACCAGCGTCAGACAGCCGGGCGACGCGGGCAGCAGCGGCCGTACCTGCTCGGTGTCGGCCGCGTCGTCCAGCACGAGCAGCAGCCGTCGGCCGGTCACCACGCTGCGGTACAGCCCGGCGAGGGAGTCCGTCCGGCCCGGCATACGCGCGGACGGCACCCCGAGCGCGACGAGCAGCCCCCGCAACGCCTCCGCCGGCTCCAGCGGCGCCCGGACGGGGTCGAACCCCCGCAGCCGGACGTGCAGTTGGCCGTCCGGGAACCGGTCCGCGACCCGATGCGCCCAGTGCACCGCCAGCGCGGTCTTCCCTACGCCGGGCATTCCGCAGATCAGCACGGAGGCGGGGGGCTGTGCGGGAGTGTGCGGGGGCGCGTCGGCGGGGACGGCCGCCGAGTCCGTGGTCTGAGCGAGGAGACCGATCTCGGACCGCCTGCCGATGAACACGGGGAGATCGGGAGGGAGTTGGCGGGAATCGCCGCGGTCGGCAGTGCGGTCGGCAGTGCGGGTGGCGGCGCGGGTGGCAGCGCGGTCGACCGCATCGGGCCGGGCCGGGCTGGTGGTGGGGCTCGGATGCGGCGGCGGGCCGGGTGGGGCCCATTCCTGGCGGAGTACCCGCGCGTGGGCCGTGGTCAGTTCCGGGCCGGGCTTCACCGCCAACTCCTCGGCCAGCAGCCGTCGTACGCGCTCATAGGCGGTCAGGGCCTCCGCCTGGAGGCCGGACGACGCGAGGGCCATGATGTGCGCGGCGTGCAACGACTCGTCCAGGGGCGCGAGTTCGAGGGACCGGCGCAGCCGGGGCAGCAGCTGCTCGGAGTCGCCGCTGAGGAGTGCCGCGTCGGCGGCCATCCGGGTCGTGCGGATCAACTCCCTTTCCACCGAGGCGAACACGGCGTGCACCCGTGCCGCCGCGGGGATGCCCATGGCCACCGGGCCGCGCCACTCGCCCAGCGCGTCCAGGAAGTGCGCCGACGCGGCCTCGGACCGCCCCGTGGCCGCCGCCCGCATCCCCCGCTTCGTCAGCGCGCGGAACCGCAGCAGATCGACCTCGTCCTCGTCCGCCTCCAGCAGACAGCCCCCGGCGCGGCGCGGCAGCCGTCGTCCCGGCGCCCGGGGCGGCAGCCCGGGTTCGAGCAGCCGCCGCAGCGAACCGGCGTAACGACGCACCACGTTCCGGGCGCTGGCCGGTGCCCGCTCGGGCCACAGTACGTCGACGATCTCACCCCACGGCACGGGTCGGCCGGCCCGCACCACCAACAGCCCCAGCAGCGCGCGCTGTTGCGGGAACCCGAGATCCAGCTCCTCCCCGTCGTCCCGGCACACCCGCAGCGGCCCCAGCACCTCGAACCGCATCAAGTCCCCTCGGCGGACGGCCTGACGGCACTCACCCGGGTCACCCGCATCGCCCGCATCGCCCGCGTCACCCGGGTCACCCGCATCGCCCGCATCGCCCGCGTCGCCCGCGTCACCCGGGTCACCCGCGTCGTCCGGGTCACCCGCGTCGCCCGCTCGCGTCGAGCTGGGCCCTGACCCGGTCGGCGTCGGGGTGGCCGAGGGTGATGAGGAGGGTGAGGGCCTGCTGCCGGACCTCGTGGGCGGTGTCGTGGTCGCCCATCGCCGTATGCGTGTCGCCGATGTGGACGAGGGTGCAGGCCTCCAGATACGGCACCCCCAGCTCCCGGTAGAGGGCGAGGGCGTGGCCGTAGCCGACGAGGGCGTTCGGATGGCGGCCGAGGTGGTGGTGGGCGTAGGCGAGGGTGTGCCAGGTGGCGGCCTCGCCGTAGCGGTCGCCGAGTTCCTGGAGCAGGGCCAGGGCCTCGTGGCAGTGCCGCAGGGCCTCCCGGTACTCGCCGAGCAGCGCGTGGTACCAGCCGACGGAGTTGAGGACACTGGCGTACGCGGAGCGCCGGCCGCCCGCCCGGAACAGTTCCATGGCCAGCCGGTTGTGGTGCAGGGCGCCGGGCAGATCCCCCTCCTGGTCGTGGGTCCAGCCGAGGCTGCGATGGGTGTCGGCCCGCCCGACGTCGTCCCCCAGCCCGGCGAAGAGCGACAGCGCGCGGTCGAGCCGGGGGCGGGCGGTGCCGTGCAGCCCGAGCCGGCTCTCGGCCCGTGCCAGCGCGCGCAGCCCCCTGGCCTCCCACCCGGGATCCCCCGTCCGCAGCGCCGCGTCGAGCGCGATCCGCTGGACCGTCGCCCAGTCGTGCCAGTGCCCCCGCCGGTCGAAGAACGGCTCCAGCGACCAGGCCAGCGCACCCGCCACCCGGTCCCGGCCGGACCGGGCCGCCGCCCCGACCACGGCGAGCAGCACCGGATACTCGGCGGTCAGCCAGGCGAGCGCCTCCTCATGACCGGCGAGCGGTTCGGCGCGGACCCCGGCCGGGGCGGGCTCCGGCGGCAACGGGTCCGCGTACGGGGCGAGGAGCGGCTCGGCGGTGTGCGCGGTGTGCGCGTAGTACGCGTACAGCCGCTCGACGGCCGCCTCGCGCTCGCTCTCCGGGCGCTGCTCCTCCAGGAGTTCGGCCGCGTGGGCGCGCAGCAGGTCGTGCAGGGCGTACCGGCCCGGGGCGGGCTCGCCCAGGAGATGGACGTCGGTCAGTTCGGCGAGGAGCCGCCGCGCCCGGCGCGCGGGCAGCCCGGTGAGCGCGGCCGTCGCCGCCACCGAGAAGTCCGGGCCGGGATGCAGCGCGAGCAGCGGGAAGAGACGGGCCGCCTCCGGCGACACGGCACCCAGCGACCAGGAGAACACCGCGCCGACGTTCGCGGACGGGTCCGTGCGGCTGAACGCGTCCAGACTGCCGTGCGCCGCGCGCAGTTCCGCCGCGATCGCCGACAGCGGGAAACCGGGGTGCGCGGCGGCGCGCGCCGCGACACAGGCCAGCGCCAGCGGAAGCCCACCGCACAGCGCCGCGATCTCGGCCACCGCCCGCGCCTGCCCGGTCAGCCGCCCGGTCCCCAGCCGGCGTTCGAGGAACGCCCGCGCCTGCCCGGCGTCCAGCGGACGCAACGCCAGCGTGTGCGCGCCGTGCGAGGAGACCAGGCCCGACAGCTGGTCGCGGCTGGTGACGATGGTGAGACAGCCGGGCGTGCCCGGCAGCAACGGCCGTACCTGCTCGGTGTCCCGCGCGTTGTCCAGCAGCACCAGGAACCGTCGCCCCGCCAACAGGCCGCGGTACAGCGCCGCCTGGGCGTCCACCCCGTGCGGGACCCGCTCCGGCGGTACGCCCAGCGCGTCGAGGAAGACCCGCACCGCCTCCCCGGCCTCCATCACGGCACCCGACGGCGCGAACCCCCGCAGATTGACGTAGAGCTGCCCGTCCGGGTACCGGTCCGCGACCCGGTGCGCCCAGTGCACGGCGAGCGTCGTCTTGCCGATCCCGGCCATCCCGCCGATGGCACTGATCACCACGGTGCCGAGGGGGCCCACGCCGGGGCCGCCGCGATCGTCCAGGAGCGCCAGCACCTGCTCCAGCTCGGCACGACGCCCGGTGAACGTCGGCAGATCGTGCGGGAGTTGGGCGGGTACGGCGGTCGGCGCCTGAGCCTGTGCTCCCGCCCGCGGACCAGGCGTACCGACGGCCGCAGCAGCCACCACCTCCTCCGCTTCGGCCCCGGAGGACACGGGCTCCGGCGAACCGGCGCCGTGGGAAGGGGAGTTGTGGGTGTCGGTGTCTCGCGACCCCGCATCCCGCCGGAGGCCCTCGCCGAGGACAGCCCGGTGGGCGTCCCGGAGCTCCGGTCCCGGATCGATGCCCAGTTCCTCGGCGAGCCGCTCGCGGGCGGCCCGGTAGGCGCCCAGCGCCTCGGCCTCGTGT of Streptomyces phaeolivaceus contains these proteins:
- a CDS encoding nucleotide exchange factor GrpE is translated as MAAPNVERADDPPEDLTDLATRCADWLLAERARIERELRARYEPPAAPRPAAAVPTAPVPEVAAPLIRLLDRIAELPPTPPGTADARTHDPVLDWVRRSVLAALVAAGVTAVEDSGRADPTRHNVVATRTDPSGLRSGTIAETVRPGYLWGGTVLRHQEVIAYVPPTKPGHGTPDVTHTAVEPDDTPPCPPHGVPEPDGETPDVPQPGEEGDPTHDPSHSASPDSPPGSFHGSSREASHDDIR
- a CDS encoding C39 family peptidase codes for the protein MSWDPYDPGADPDADLTDPYADLTDPYADLTDPYAVPPDPYADPQSDPALDPDPAPDLAPDGAPATDDGVPDLPNFDPARSDPAAVLGNPGEAMDLWQQQEGQMACAISAQGMVLEYLTGERVSEEQLTEEAMSREWYDGTGTLPEHVGSLLGLHGVPVRQVEGASLEQLEGVIADGGAAIVTLDAQEIWAPGHDPDDDLLGDAPGIAGQDANHAVWVTGIDNSDPAHPTVILNDSGHPDGQGLEVPLDEFMGAWQDSGNFLVAAGTSREI
- a CDS encoding dynamin family protein; this encodes MPSPPDFSATAPHDQVFARIAREIDPADPLAERLHAVVNAARARMGQPMRVAVAGQIKRGKSTLVNALLGEEVSDTGQLELTFNVCEFHHSAHPRLTVHFKDGRTPEEWPPDALSRLTVRSRDGLGLLRAVRKVEVGRPSPLLRRFRVVDTPGLGSVHGTDAENTLAFLGIDDPAERTEAARVLAELGQDARSVHAESAAEMDRADAVVFVFSRGLGRADQQAVDSFAGSYGEVVSPLKAFGVLSRSDQYWPPVGETGRDGMPLEPAGYLTYDPMATARRIAESYGERPLVRRVFRTIVPVAGLLGVGAQCLPGDGFGPLADLAEVEPRLLAERMEDVHLFCVRDHPDLPVPAEVRASLVGRLGAWGVFLACGYLREGLAEAEVRRRLLEHSGVTELRGLVLRHFGNRSALIKLDHGQREIADEVARLRATAQRAGRRPPRVADRVAGLLESARISDPGPSELAALGAHYRGRLNLTAPEEAQLLAVTGERGPGCAARLGLPPDTPVDVLLSTARARAAHWAARAGDPLLDRPTLTVARVVLRSYERVADLVDRARVLLYGDRDDGDGGRDGGDDDGNDPIGLDGERSAP
- a CDS encoding alpha/beta fold hydrolase is translated as MSPTPTVLLVHGAFADASSWAGVVEELRGHDIPVRALPNPLRGLASDAAYIASAAAQIDGPVVLVGHSYGGAIITVAGAAENVVGLVYVAAYVPEQGESLGELQGRFPLAPLVANLDEWTYPVDGAEPGVEVTIKQDAFPDIFAADVPAEVTRILAVSQRPLSASVFTEPAATAAWQDKPSWAVVADADEAINPDVQRFGAKRAGATVIEIEGASHAVAVSRPEEVASVIRDAVRATG
- a CDS encoding alpha/beta hydrolase, whose product is MSDTFDTSDTSDTSDTSDTSDTSDTSDTSEPTRPVLEPAATAFAEATANPPFLFELPPAEGRKAVDEVQSGETGKPDVDEEWITVPGGPTGSVRARIVRPAGAEGVLPVVLYIHGAGWVFGNAHTHDRLVRELAVGAHAAVVFPEYDLSPEARYPVAIEQNYAVAKWVVEQGASKELDGARLAVAGDSVGGNMTAALTLMAKQRGDVPLVQQVLFYPVTDANFDTGSYEQFATGYFLRRDGMRWFWDQYTTDEAERAQITASPLRASVEQLKDLPPALVITGEADVLRDEGEAYANKLREAGVPVTAVRFQGIIHDFVMLNALRGTHAAEAAITLATNTLRRALHTD
- a CDS encoding hydrolase, whose translation is MVGIDDVTATPGPDLLTPDNCAVLFVDHQPQMFFGTGSGDRTAIINATVGLAKAAKVFDVPVVLGTVAAESFSGPLLPQLADVFPGRKTVDRTTMNAWEDVAFVEAVKATGREKLVIAGLWTEVCVVLPALSALAQGYEVYVVTDASGGVSPQAHEHAVQRMIQAGAVPVTWVQVLLEFQRDWARTETYGPTTEVVKEHGGAYGLGIVHAQAVIGEHAAG
- a CDS encoding helix-turn-helix domain-containing protein, with translation MSRSDTSAIGAAADLRISVLDLGPGLDGTTAELPGDGRPGAGAYRLTARASGAYLLVGVRGTGIPPAARTPDVSLRPGDICFYDADHPPRLDFPTHARLKVLLVPREELGLADGELRRVVATPVARSSRLGTLLSPFLSELADTAVSAEPLVGELLARNAVNLLATLATEQSGRTMTDPPAIPSTPGTPGTPGGPGAPSGRSPLVARVLRFIDEHLADADLSPEVIAGAHHISVRYLHKLFQDEGTTVGRWIQRRRLEECRRDLVLGIRNRRTIASVAGRWGFLSATHFSRVFRAAYGMSPSEWRDAAAPLASRPPRLSPPRARR
- a CDS encoding AfsR/SARP family transcriptional regulator; its protein translation is MRFEVLGPLRVCRDDGEELDLGFPQQRALLGLLVVRAGRPVPWGEIVDVLWPERAPASARNVVRRYAGSLRRLLEPGLPPRAPGRRLPRRAGGCLLEADEDEVDLLRFRALTKRGMRAAATGRSEAASAHFLDALGEWRGPVAMGIPAAARVHAVFASVERELIRTTRMAADAALLSGDSEQLLPRLRRSLELAPLDESLHAAHIMALASSGLQAEALTAYERVRRLLAEELAVKPGPELTTAHARVLRQEWAPPGPPPHPSPTTSPARPDAVDRAATRAATRTADRTADRGDSRQLPPDLPVFIGRRSEIGLLAQTTDSAAVPADAPPHTPAQPPASVLICGMPGVGKTALAVHWAHRVADRFPDGQLHVRLRGFDPVRAPLEPAEALRGLLVALGVPSARMPGRTDSLAGLYRSVVTGRRLLLVLDDAADTEQVRPLLPASPGCLTLVTSRRGLSGLIASGTRPLRLDLPSAADASRMLAAHTGPALPAAEPGAAEEIVTRCGRLPLALTLVAARAATHPTLPLAAVAAELRHTRTSLDAFTPTGGTPTAPVGAPAHIPADIPTDPRTAFARSYRRLPPEPARLFRLLSSHPGPDLTPDTAATLLGLPPRRARLLLDDLADAHLVVEHAPGRYTQHTLLRAFATELAERYDSPDTP